A portion of the Edaphobacter lichenicola genome contains these proteins:
- a CDS encoding sodium-translocating pyrophosphatase: MHGLSFLAVAVQEQLAVPTASVGNDDGRLYLWIALGVGVLALVAALLLARAVIASDTGTAEMQSISNAIREGAEAFLRRQYRTIGAIALVLAVVVFVGYRMSPRTSPFALKTVVSFLVGAVCSGLAGFTGMYCSIRANIRTASAARTSLNKALQMALRGGAVTGLVVVALSLLGVGSLFLFFGGLENPQAVPYQLVGFGFGASLVALFAQLGGGIYTKAADVGADLVGKVEAGIPEDDPRNPAVIADLVGDNVGDCAGRGADIFESTAAENVGAMILGAALYPVFGVKGILFPLIVLAINLIASLVGVFVVSTREDEDPMHALNKGFYVTSALALAGFAVAVYTMLNGPLVRPLWLLGCGVVGLITAFLFVWITEYYTEAKFRPVRSIVEASVTGPATNIISGLAVGMETPAMPVVVISAALLLSYYFGVQGLAGVSGISDYAKGIYGTAIATMGMLSCAAYILAMDTFGPITDNAGGIIEMSNQPDSIRERTDKLDSAGNTTKALTKGYAVGSASLAAFLLFSAYLEEIKVIVTAKVANAGGYMPAGWSFTNINLAQVPVFVGALLGATLTYLFSSMAIKAVGRTAQMVVQDVRNQFKENPGIMLGTSKPNYARCVNIVTGAALKEMVLPGVLVVGLPVVVGLIFRHLSSSYQANATVYAPGAILPVPAIGGVPVNLAGAEAVAGLLMVGTISGVLLAMLMNNGGGAWDNAKKFIETGEYGGKKSEAHKAAVVGDTVGDPFKDTAGPSLHVLIKLLATITLVLAPLFV, from the coding sequence ATGCATGGTTTGAGTTTTTTGGCGGTGGCCGTACAGGAGCAGCTTGCAGTACCGACTGCTTCGGTTGGGAATGATGACGGCCGGCTTTATCTGTGGATTGCGCTTGGGGTTGGTGTGCTGGCCCTGGTGGCTGCGCTGTTGCTGGCGCGGGCGGTGATTGCGTCGGACACGGGGACTGCGGAGATGCAGTCGATCTCAAACGCTATCCGCGAAGGGGCTGAGGCGTTTTTGCGGCGGCAATACAGGACGATTGGAGCGATTGCGCTGGTTTTGGCGGTGGTGGTGTTCGTTGGATACCGCATGTCGCCGAGGACCTCGCCGTTTGCACTGAAGACGGTGGTGAGTTTTCTGGTGGGGGCGGTGTGCTCCGGCCTGGCAGGGTTTACGGGGATGTACTGCTCGATCCGGGCGAATATCCGGACGGCTTCGGCGGCGCGGACGAGCTTGAATAAGGCGCTGCAGATGGCGTTGCGTGGTGGTGCGGTGACGGGGTTGGTTGTTGTGGCGCTGTCGCTGCTTGGGGTGGGGTCGCTGTTCCTGTTTTTTGGGGGGCTGGAGAATCCGCAGGCTGTGCCGTACCAGTTGGTTGGGTTCGGGTTTGGCGCTTCGCTGGTGGCCCTGTTTGCTCAGCTTGGGGGTGGAATATATACGAAGGCCGCTGACGTGGGAGCGGACCTGGTTGGCAAGGTCGAGGCTGGGATTCCCGAAGACGATCCGCGGAATCCGGCAGTTATCGCAGACCTGGTTGGAGATAACGTTGGTGACTGCGCAGGGCGTGGTGCGGACATCTTCGAGTCGACTGCTGCGGAGAACGTTGGCGCGATGATTCTTGGTGCTGCGCTCTATCCTGTGTTCGGCGTGAAGGGTATTCTGTTCCCGCTCATCGTGCTTGCGATCAACTTGATTGCGAGCCTTGTGGGTGTGTTTGTGGTGAGCACGCGTGAGGATGAAGATCCGATGCACGCGCTGAATAAGGGATTTTATGTAACCTCAGCGCTGGCGCTGGCTGGATTTGCCGTGGCGGTTTACACCATGTTGAATGGGCCACTGGTGCGACCGTTGTGGCTGCTTGGGTGCGGCGTGGTTGGATTGATTACGGCATTTTTGTTTGTCTGGATTACGGAGTACTACACGGAGGCCAAGTTTCGACCGGTGCGGTCGATTGTTGAGGCTTCGGTGACTGGCCCCGCGACTAACATCATCAGCGGACTGGCGGTTGGGATGGAGACGCCGGCGATGCCCGTGGTGGTGATCTCAGCGGCGCTGTTGCTGAGTTACTACTTTGGCGTGCAGGGGCTTGCCGGAGTAAGTGGCATTAGCGATTATGCAAAGGGAATCTACGGAACAGCAATCGCCACGATGGGGATGCTGAGTTGCGCGGCTTACATTCTGGCGATGGATACGTTTGGGCCGATCACGGATAATGCCGGTGGCATCATCGAGATGTCGAACCAGCCGGATTCGATTCGCGAGCGTACCGATAAGCTGGATTCGGCGGGGAATACGACGAAGGCGCTGACGAAGGGGTATGCGGTGGGTTCGGCGTCGCTGGCGGCATTTTTGTTATTCTCCGCTTACCTTGAGGAGATCAAGGTTATTGTAACTGCCAAGGTTGCAAATGCTGGCGGCTACATGCCGGCGGGGTGGAGCTTTACCAATATCAACCTGGCGCAGGTGCCTGTGTTTGTCGGTGCGCTGCTTGGCGCGACGCTGACGTATCTATTCAGCTCGATGGCGATCAAGGCGGTGGGCCGGACGGCGCAGATGGTGGTGCAGGATGTTCGGAATCAGTTCAAGGAGAACCCAGGAATTATGCTGGGGACCTCGAAGCCGAACTATGCACGATGCGTAAATATTGTTACCGGTGCGGCGTTGAAAGAGATGGTGCTGCCGGGAGTGTTGGTGGTCGGGTTGCCCGTGGTGGTTGGGTTAATCTTTCGGCACCTGAGCTCGAGTTACCAGGCGAATGCAACGGTTTATGCGCCGGGGGCGATTCTGCCTGTGCCGGCGATTGGAGGCGTTCCGGTGAATCTCGCTGGGGCGGAGGCCGTCGCTGGGTTGCTGATGGTAGGGACAATCTCTGGTGTGCTGCTGGCGATGTTGATGAACAACGGCGGCGGAGCGTGGGACAACGCAAAGAAGTTTATTGAGACGGGAGAGTATGGCGGAAAGAAGTCGGAGGCCCATAAAGCTGCCGTGGTGGGAGATACGGTGGGCGATCCGTTCAAGGATACTGCCGGACCGAGTTTGCACGTGCTGATTAAGTTGCTGGCTACGATCACGTTGGTTCTAGCTCCGCTGTTTGTTTAG
- a CDS encoding S8 family peptidase, translated as MFFLRKSTKSEPDNDSCTRALPRGHLQYIALLSLLPPTLVQAQIDTTSFVPRRFLVLYRNATIPGDAEARALSAGVRVTQRNEHLGIAVVQSPASQNDDAAILRILAAQPNVVAVLHDRVVSAHQLRASFIASTTETSTGEQTANPVSSIGRLPTHGPIHPVAPSLPPPPPLPPPYDTYYTNTPQGWAVQQVGGYGSNVPGGPANGPWNITMGKGVRIAILDSGVDQAHPDIAPNLALNLSEVDQSAYPTTCDDGTPQDQQGHGTWTASLAAGAIGHGTGQIIGVAPAATILNIKVLQRMPASITGDTSPADLCEAGQASGLLSWVMQGIEDAITNRADIISLSVGATADLTTGDGAGLLAAFNQITYAATQANIVVIASAGNDGFDLSNPRYVELPAQSRGVLAMVASTNPACAQNTTTGATCAPGPISLAYYSNFGAPLNALAAPGGSYPAGGDTSISGWVRGACSSGIPNTVDGLPSDSAHSFGCFNLGHTQYMQAIGTSASAPLAAGVAALLRSAHPDWSAATVVSVMRSSAIPAPGLPVPQVNAAAALAQAAPKQ; from the coding sequence GTGTTCTTTCTCCGCAAATCCACCAAGTCCGAGCCGGATAACGATTCCTGCACCCGCGCACTCCCCCGGGGTCATCTGCAATACATTGCGCTTCTTTCCCTCTTACCCCCTACGCTTGTCCAAGCCCAAATCGACACCACCAGCTTCGTTCCCCGCCGCTTCCTCGTCCTCTACCGCAACGCCACCATCCCCGGCGATGCAGAAGCCCGCGCCCTCTCCGCTGGCGTTCGCGTCACCCAGCGCAACGAGCATCTGGGCATCGCGGTCGTCCAGTCGCCCGCCAGCCAGAACGACGACGCAGCCATCCTGCGCATCCTCGCCGCCCAGCCAAACGTAGTCGCCGTTCTCCACGACCGCGTCGTCTCCGCACACCAACTCCGCGCTTCCTTCATCGCTTCGACCACGGAAACCAGCACAGGAGAGCAGACCGCCAACCCAGTCTCTTCCATCGGAAGACTGCCCACCCACGGCCCAATTCATCCCGTCGCTCCCTCTCTGCCGCCTCCGCCCCCCCTTCCACCGCCGTACGACACCTACTACACCAACACCCCTCAGGGCTGGGCCGTTCAGCAGGTAGGCGGCTACGGCAGTAACGTCCCGGGCGGTCCTGCGAACGGCCCCTGGAACATCACCATGGGCAAAGGCGTCCGCATCGCCATCCTCGACAGCGGTGTCGACCAGGCCCACCCCGACATCGCCCCCAACCTCGCCCTCAACCTCTCCGAAGTCGACCAGTCCGCCTATCCCACAACCTGCGACGACGGCACCCCGCAAGACCAGCAAGGCCACGGCACATGGACCGCCTCCCTTGCCGCCGGAGCCATCGGCCACGGAACCGGACAAATCATCGGCGTTGCCCCGGCAGCAACCATTCTCAACATTAAAGTTCTCCAGCGCATGCCCGCCTCCATCACGGGCGATACCAGCCCCGCCGACCTCTGCGAAGCCGGCCAGGCCAGCGGCCTTCTCAGCTGGGTCATGCAGGGCATCGAAGACGCCATCACCAACCGTGCCGACATCATCTCGCTCTCCGTCGGCGCCACCGCCGACCTCACCACCGGTGACGGTGCCGGCCTCCTCGCCGCCTTCAACCAGATCACCTACGCCGCCACCCAGGCGAACATCGTCGTCATCGCCTCCGCCGGAAACGACGGCTTCGACCTCTCCAACCCCCGCTACGTCGAACTGCCCGCCCAGTCCCGCGGCGTCCTCGCCATGGTTGCCTCCACCAACCCCGCCTGCGCCCAGAACACAACCACAGGCGCCACCTGCGCCCCCGGCCCTATATCTCTCGCCTACTACAGTAACTTCGGTGCTCCACTCAACGCCCTCGCCGCACCCGGCGGCAGCTACCCTGCAGGCGGCGACACCAGCATCAGCGGCTGGGTCCGCGGAGCCTGCAGCTCCGGCATCCCAAACACCGTCGACGGCCTTCCATCCGACTCCGCCCACAGCTTCGGCTGCTTCAACCTCGGCCACACCCAGTACATGCAAGCCATTGGCACCAGCGCCTCGGCTCCTCTGGCAGCTGGCGTCGCAGCTCTCCTGCGTTCTGCCCACCCGGACTGGAGCGCCGCCACCGTCGTCTCAGTCATGCGCAGCTCTGCAATCCCCGCACCCGGCCTTCCCGTCCCCCAGGTCAACGCAGCAGCAGCCCTTGCTCAGGCAGCACCTAAGCAATAG
- a CDS encoding mechanosensitive ion channel family protein produces the protein MHLQTVAPQDERILQVIKLDWHNDIILFLQNKLPKIVVVLLVIFILQRVVLFFVKKMRTRADRQVGNFHRAAQLRTMASILRATSIGVLGFIAFLQILNIFDIPYQPILASAGIVGVGIGLGAQSIFKDMLNGIFILVEDQYNVGEVVVLAGLKGTVEDLSLRRTSVRDGDGTLYIIPNSQIATVSNLSRDFSVATLLVSVDASANPDKVIALLGKVANEVRHDSIFKDIAIADPVILGVDKIEGRAVTYPVQIRVRANQRDGVLRELRRRIILAFEKDGIPLGNDPANMLILKMPPNPTAPPAQQPLVS, from the coding sequence ATGCATCTTCAGACTGTCGCCCCGCAAGACGAGCGCATCCTTCAGGTCATCAAACTTGACTGGCACAACGACATCATCCTTTTCCTGCAAAATAAGCTGCCGAAAATCGTTGTTGTCCTTCTGGTTATCTTTATCCTCCAGCGCGTTGTCCTGTTCTTTGTAAAGAAGATGCGCACGCGCGCCGACCGTCAGGTTGGCAACTTCCACCGCGCCGCCCAGCTCCGCACCATGGCTTCCATACTGCGCGCCACCTCCATCGGTGTGCTCGGTTTCATCGCCTTCCTTCAGATCCTGAACATCTTCGACATACCCTACCAGCCCATCCTCGCCTCCGCCGGGATAGTCGGTGTCGGCATCGGCCTTGGCGCGCAGTCCATCTTCAAAGATATGCTCAACGGCATCTTCATCCTCGTCGAAGACCAATACAACGTCGGCGAAGTCGTCGTTCTCGCCGGACTCAAAGGCACAGTAGAAGACCTCTCCCTTCGCCGCACCAGCGTCCGCGACGGCGACGGCACCCTCTATATCATTCCCAACAGCCAGATCGCCACGGTCTCCAATCTCTCACGCGACTTCTCCGTAGCAACCCTTCTGGTCAGTGTCGACGCCAGTGCTAACCCCGATAAGGTCATCGCGCTCCTGGGTAAAGTCGCCAACGAGGTTCGTCACGACTCCATCTTCAAAGACATTGCCATCGCCGACCCGGTCATCCTTGGCGTCGACAAGATCGAAGGCCGCGCCGTCACCTACCCCGTTCAGATCCGGGTCCGCGCCAACCAGCGCGATGGCGTCCTCCGCGAGTTACGTCGCCGTATCATCCTCGCCTTCGAAAAAGACGGCATCCCCCTCGGCAACGACCCCGCCAACATGCTGATCCTCAAGATGCCCCCCAACCCCACCGCTCCGCCCGCCCAACAGCCTTTGGTCAGCTAG
- a CDS encoding aminotransferase class V-fold PLP-dependent enzyme translates to MNLADAVAAMGSGALTEEHLRLHVFPLFSKTLARPGIYLANHSLGRPLDQTEDDLREGFHLWQSKLGDAWDDWTDEEHAHRSRLAQLIGASRADCIVPKTSAGQGLRTVLNALGGVPRVVSTVGEFDSVDVILKQYAAVGRISLQLVTCQGADGGIDLSELMEMICDGVDLVVISQVMFMTGQVVHDLDAVAEQCHRVGARLLVDAYHAVGVFPVDVARMNADFMIGGSYKYLRGGPGAAFLYVSPEALLSGLRPIDIGWFAKEQPFNYERPDPPRFASGGDVFLESTPPVLTYYQARAGQQLTLQLGVTRIREYAMDRLGRLKRYLADAGIEAEGGDGGHGAFLTIETDSAVSLAGMLEDEGITTDARGRFLRLSPDYLTPDSAMREVATALASVRTS, encoded by the coding sequence ATGAATCTGGCTGACGCTGTCGCGGCAATGGGCTCGGGTGCGCTTACGGAAGAACATCTACGCCTTCACGTCTTTCCGCTTTTTTCGAAGACGCTTGCGAGGCCGGGGATTTATCTGGCGAACCACTCGCTGGGAAGGCCGCTCGATCAGACGGAAGATGATCTTCGTGAAGGGTTTCATTTGTGGCAGAGCAAGCTCGGGGACGCATGGGACGATTGGACCGATGAGGAACACGCACATCGCTCGCGGCTAGCGCAGCTTATTGGTGCTTCTCGAGCCGATTGCATCGTCCCGAAGACATCGGCAGGGCAGGGGCTTCGCACAGTCTTGAATGCGCTTGGCGGCGTGCCGCGTGTCGTATCCACGGTGGGGGAGTTTGATTCAGTTGATGTGATTCTGAAGCAGTATGCGGCAGTGGGGAGGATCAGTCTTCAACTCGTCACCTGCCAGGGAGCAGATGGCGGTATCGATCTCTCCGAGTTGATGGAGATGATTTGCGATGGTGTGGATCTTGTGGTGATCTCCCAGGTGATGTTTATGACTGGGCAGGTTGTGCACGATCTTGATGCTGTTGCTGAGCAGTGTCATCGGGTTGGTGCTCGTCTTCTTGTGGATGCTTATCATGCTGTCGGGGTATTTCCAGTCGATGTTGCTCGCATGAACGCCGACTTTATGATCGGTGGCAGTTACAAATATCTTCGCGGCGGTCCAGGAGCGGCGTTTTTGTATGTGTCTCCAGAGGCGCTTTTGAGTGGGCTGAGACCGATCGATATTGGATGGTTTGCCAAGGAGCAACCCTTCAACTATGAACGGCCGGATCCGCCGCGATTTGCCAGCGGTGGAGATGTGTTTCTCGAATCGACTCCTCCGGTTTTGACTTATTATCAGGCGCGTGCCGGGCAGCAGCTTACGCTTCAGTTAGGCGTTACACGAATACGCGAGTACGCCATGGATCGTTTGGGCCGTCTCAAACGATATCTTGCGGACGCTGGTATTGAGGCAGAGGGCGGGGATGGTGGGCATGGTGCGTTTTTGACGATAGAGACTGACTCGGCGGTGTCGCTTGCTGGGATGCTCGAAGATGAGGGCATTACGACAGACGCGCGCGGAAGATTTCTCAGGCTTTCGCCTGACTACCTAACACCGGATAGTGCTATGCGTGAAGTGGCGACCGCATTAGCCTCTGTTCGTACTAGCTGA
- a CDS encoding tryptophan 2,3-dioxygenase has protein sequence MTNTNQRPVEAGIVSDFSKRLSYADYLSLDGLLAQQRPLSQPQHHDEMLFIVQHQVSELWIKLVIHELTAAIEHIREDRLPSALKILSRVKLIQMQLFEQWAVLETLTPSEYMEFRSVLGSASGFQSYQYRKLEFLLGNKNADTIKVFAHDAGIYDDLRRVLASPSLYDEFLRYLSRRGYKIAHECLERDWSKPYIRNEALVETFREIYRSPKQHWEAYEMCEKLVDVEEYFQLWRFRHLKTVERIIGFRHGTGGSSGAGFLRQALELTFFPELLASRTEAPRE, from the coding sequence ATGACAAACACGAATCAACGACCGGTTGAAGCTGGTATCGTAAGCGACTTCTCGAAGAGGCTGAGCTACGCGGATTATCTTTCTCTGGATGGACTGCTTGCACAGCAGCGGCCGCTGTCGCAACCGCAACATCATGACGAGATGTTGTTCATTGTTCAACATCAGGTCTCGGAGTTGTGGATCAAACTGGTTATTCACGAGCTTACGGCTGCAATCGAGCATATACGCGAGGACAGACTTCCTTCGGCGCTCAAGATTCTGTCGCGAGTGAAGCTTATTCAGATGCAGCTCTTCGAGCAGTGGGCTGTGTTGGAGACGCTGACGCCGTCGGAATATATGGAGTTTCGATCGGTTCTGGGAAGCGCTTCGGGGTTTCAGTCGTATCAGTACCGCAAGCTTGAATTTCTTCTTGGAAATAAAAACGCCGACACCATCAAGGTATTTGCGCATGATGCTGGGATCTACGACGACCTTCGCCGCGTGCTTGCGTCGCCGAGTCTCTACGATGAGTTCCTGCGGTATCTCTCGCGGCGAGGGTACAAGATTGCGCATGAGTGTCTTGAACGAGACTGGTCGAAGCCTTACATCCGGAATGAAGCGCTGGTAGAGACATTTCGTGAGATCTATCGCAGCCCAAAGCAGCACTGGGAGGCGTATGAGATGTGCGAGAAGCTGGTGGATGTGGAAGAGTACTTCCAGCTTTGGCGGTTTCGTCATCTCAAGACGGTCGAACGCATCATTGGCTTTCGTCATGGCACTGGTGGCTCGTCTGGCGCAGGGTTTTTACGTCAGGCGCTTGAGCTTACCTTCTTCCCGGAGCTGTTGGCTTCGCGTACCGAGGCACCGCGGGAATGA